In Haematobia irritans isolate KBUSLIRL chromosome 1, ASM5000362v1, whole genome shotgun sequence, a genomic segment contains:
- the LOC142234861 gene encoding uncharacterized protein LOC142234861 — protein MDSSIGQGEPHNLNVANQKASTILCQLCNESINGTVVCCRDCQKPYHENCSKASEPFNSWTCPPCTLRSSKSIRSCGSSRSSSISHISCNSKTALELKRLEEERELAAKRDQEYLAKKYKILEELEESPEIDRTIVGVNEMGVNLGKSAVDMLLTPNVEADMPNLTSMAAKAPECMPTTYPFMSAVAHNMVPSQANNTNNNNNSFDFIDPMFALHSTKRQNVHPTTQCSFRDSSNVQQTSFGLHNNKHHLVQPANPSCIKDSGNFQQTPPGSHNLPDTSQPHLEQPSTTQRRLTSDQLHARQTVPKELPTFSGSPKEWPLFNSTYEWSTAVCGLTDAENLIRLQRALRGEALEAVKRLQSTIEACGLDDELNDSSLLQELISKLPPYYQINWGAQKLILQQSGKKVNLLDFSAWIFDIGLSASTVNVENNIHSSSTHNRKQKNEYVNTHGDEKKKKCHVCKGDCNNIANCQKFLEYDRKERWNAIKQFDLCKHCLRKHSGVCYNKNKNCNVDGCQYKHHHLLHGSRNSPHMHPERSNEKRVDTKEININKEEENLNTHDVTKQPLLFKVLPVCIHGNNNKVVHTFAFLDDGSSTSLIEENILNQLDLKGETEQLCLKWTANVKRTESKSQRLQIRVSGQNKKPFSLDVRSVKQLLLPEQSMDYESLCQKYSYLKGLPIESYCAATPKILIGLNNANLTICNKVREGGVGKPIAIKTALGWTVFGPCGDSPYSPFSMHICECSENDSKIHQMVKLFYNVENLGINFVKQHTNKEDEKSMNILKTFTHQRADGHYQTSLLWRYDEVLFPDNYEMAKKRLVCLENKLLKNKDLLNTFVETLRNYLAKGFISKIDPTEKFQRVWYLPIFPVFNKNKPGKCRIVWDAAAKFNGVSLNSMLLKGPDFLCSLQAILYKFRERSVAICGDIEQMFHQVFIREEDRHVQRFLWRNCQTDVEPDVYIMNVMTFGASCSPCISQYIKNVNAAKFEEKLPQAASAVKENHYVDDFLYSTDTPEQAIQIAKETHFIQRQAGFNLRNWCSNVPAVIERLEGQLAKSQKQLNIGSDKETEKILGVFWNPPTDKIVFKISPHILENDVVCGRKYATKRQILKILMAIYDPLGLVGNFLMYLKIILQEIWKSGVEWDEPIKKEQNEKWIKWLQHLPELENVSIQRCYLKCISDYNNTEVELHTFVDASENGYAAVAYLRIVNGESVVCSLVGSKTRVAPLRVISIPRLELMAALIGTRFANTIISNHSIKINRKYFWSDSRTVLSWLTYNNKKYHQFVALRVSEILETTELGEWNWITGKENVADEATKWARKPDISAESRWFKGPNFLLKPKIGRHTEKRYGALFTCLTMRAIHIEIVTTLNTSSCIMAIRNFMCRRGIPNEFYSDNGTNFVSAERELREAAKEVDKNELVRKFTTTTTKWNFNPPSSPHMGGAWERLVRSIKTVYYNITPTRIPNEELLRGMMAEVENIINSRPLVYVPIDNENAMYDDSGVALRNNWLYSQQYAERFWRRWVKEYLPSLTFRSKWHEKAKPISVGDLVIVVDPSSPRNVWLRGKVVETSIAKDGQVRSAKILTSNGVLVRPAARLAVLDVAKN, from the exons ATGGACTCTTCTATAGGTCAGGGCGAACCACATAACCTCAACGTCGCCAACCAGAAAGCATCCACAATATTGTGCCAACTTTGCAACGAGTCTATTAATGGAACTGTTGTATGTTGCCGTGATTGCCAAAAGCCGTACCACGAAAATTGTAGCAAAGCTTCGGAACCTTTCAACTCATGGACTTGTCCACCCTGCACACTCCGCTCCAGTAAAAGCATAAGATCTTGTGGAAGCTCACGCTCCTCTAGTATTTCACACATTTCGTGTAATAGTAAAACAGCTCTTGAACTCAAAAGATTGGAGGAGGAACGAGAACTTGCAGCAAAAAGGGATCAAGAATACCTAGCCAagaagtataaaattttggaagagctCGAGGAATCTCCAGAAATAGATCGTACCATAGTTGGCGTAAATGAAATGGGTGtgaatttgggaaaatctgCTGTAGATATGTTACTTACCCCAAATGTAGAGGCTGACATGCCAAACTTAACCTCAATGGCCGCAAAAGCCCCGGAATGCATGCCCACAACCTACCCGTTTATGTCAGCTGTTGCCCACAACATGGTACCATCGCAAGCCAATAATACGAATAACAACAATAATTCGTTCGATTTTATTGATCCAATGTTTGCACTTCATTCGACAAAACGTCAGAATGTACATCCTACAACTCAATGCTCTTTTCGTGACAGCAGTAACGTACAACAAACATCATTTGGTCTCCATAATAACAAACATCATTTGGTACAACCGGCAAACCCTAGCTGTATTAAAGACAGCGGTAATTTTCAACAAACACCACCAGGTTCTCATAACTTGCCTGATACATCCCAGCCACACTTGGAACAGCCATCAACAACCCAACGCAGACTAACATCTGACCAACTACACGCTCGTCAAACCGTACCAAAGGAACTACCCACCTTTTCAGGCTCACCCAAAGAATGGCCCTTGTTCAATTCCACGTACGAATGGTCCACCGCCGTCTGTGGTCTAACTGATGCAGAAAACCTCATACGTCTGCAACGGGCATTACGTGGAGAGGCATTAGAAGCCGTCAAAC GTCTTCAATCCACAATTGAAGCCTGTGGCCTTGATGATGAGCTTAACGATTCATCTCTACTCCAAGAGCTTATATCCAAATTACCACCATACTATCAAATCAACTGGGgagcacaaaaattaattttacagcAAAGTGGGAAAAAAGTAAACTTACTTGATTTTTCTGCATGGATTTTTGACATTGGCCTTTCAGCTAGTACCGTTAATGTTGAAAATAATATTCATTCTTCATCTACCCACAATCGTAAACAAAAAAACGAGTATGTAAACACTCACGGAGATGAGAAGAAAAAGAAATGTCATGTATGTAAGGGAGATTGTAATAACATTGCtaattgtcaaaaattcctTGAGTACGATCGTAAAGAAAGGTGGAATGCAATAAAGCAATTTGATTTGTGCAAGCACTGCTTAAGAAAACACTCAGGTGTTTGctacaacaaaaacaagaacTGTAACGTCGATGGGTGCCAATATAAACATCACCACTTATTGCATGGCTCAAGAAACTCACCACACATGCATCCAGAGAGAAGTAATGAGAAGAGAGTGGATACAAAAGAGATTAATATAAACAAAGAAGAGGAAAATCTGAACACTCATGACGTCACGAAACAACCACTCCTCTTTAAAGTATTACCAGTATGTATTcatggcaacaacaacaaagtcgTACATACTTTTGCATTTTTAGATGACGGGTCGTCAACTAGCTTAATAGAAGAGaatattttaaatcaattagATTTAAAAGGTGAAACTGAACAGCTCTGTCTTAAATGGACGGCTAATGTGAAACGGACTGAGAGTAAGTCACAACGACTGCAAATACGAGTATCaggacaaaataaaaaaccatTTTCACTTGATGTACGGTCtgtgaaacaacttttattGCCTGAACAATCGATGGACTATGAATCTCTTTGCCAGAAATACTCTTATTTAAAAGGGTTACCCATCGAAAGCTATTGTGCTGCTACTCCAAAAATTCTTATTGGATTGAACAATGCGAATTTGACAATTTGTAATAAAGTTAGAGAAGGAGGGGTAGGGAAACCAATTGCCATAAAGACAGCGCTTGGTTGGACTGTGTTTGGCCCCTGCGGCGATTCACCCTACTCACCCTTCTCTATGCATATTTGCGAATGTTCAGAGAACGACTCCAAAATACACCAGATggtgaaattattttataacgtTGAAAATTTGGgcataaattttgtgaaacaacatacaaataaagaagATGAAAAATCAATGAATATACTAAAAACATTTACCCATCAGCGTGCGGACGGACATTACCAAACATCACTGTTGTGGCGTTATGACGAAGTGTTATTTCCAGATAATTATGAGATGGCAAAAAAGAGACTTGTCTGTCtcgaaaataaattattgaaaaataaagactTGTTGAATACATTCGTGGAAACTTTGAGAAATTATCTAGCAAAGGGTTTTATTAGCAAGATTGACCCAACTGAAAAGTTTCAAAGGGTTTGGTACTTGCCAATATTTCccgtatttaataaaaacaaaccagGCAAGTGCAGAATTGTATGGGACGCAGCGGCGAAGTTTAACGGGGTCTCTTTAAATTCAATGTTGCTTAAAGGCCCAGATTTTTTATGCTCACTTCAAgccattttgtataaatttagaGAAAGATCAGTAGCGATCTGCGGTGACATCGAGCAAATGTTTCACCAGGTGTTTATTCGGGAAGAAGATAGGCACGTTCAGCGTTTTCTATGGCGAAACTGCCAAACGGATGTGGAGCCAGACGTGTACATTATGAATGTGATGACCTTCGGAGCATCTTGTTCTCCTTGTATCTcccaatatataaaaaatgtaaatgccgCAAAATTCGAAGAAAAGCTACCACAAGCAGCGTCGGCAGTTAAGGAAAATCATTACGTAGACGACTTCCTTTACTCTACAGATACACCAGAACAAGCAATTCAAATAGCAAAAGAAACCCATTTTATACAAAGGCAAGCTGGCTTCAATTTAAGAAACTGGTGCTCCAACGTACCAGCTGTTATTGAACGACTAGAAGGCCAACTAGCAAAATCACAAAAACAGCTTAACATCGGATCGGACAAggaaactgaaaaaattttgggtgTTTTTTGGAATCCTCCAAcggataaaattgtctttaaaatatcCCCTCATATTTTAGAGAATGATGTAGTCTGCGGTAGAAAATATGCAACCAAAAggcaaatattgaaaattttaatggcAATTTATGACCCGCTGGGCTTAGTCGGCAACTTCCTCATGTACCTCAAAATAATTCTTCAAGAAATTTGGAAATCCGGGGTTGAGTGGGATGAACCCATCAAGaaagaacaaaatgaaaaatggaTAAAATGGTTACAACATCTACCGGAATTAGAGAACGTGAGCATTCAGCGATGTTATCTCAAGTGTATATCTGATTACAACAACACAGAAGTCGAACTACACACGTTTGTAGATGCAAGCGAGAACGGCTACGCCGCAGTAGCTTATCTTCGAATAGTTAATGGTGAGAGTGTGGTTTGCTCATTAGTCGGTTCTAAAACGAGAGTTGCTCCATTGCGTGTTATCTCAATACCTCGTTTAGAACTCATGGCTGCTCTCATTGGTACCCGATTTGCAAACACCATAATAAGCAAtcattctatcaaaataaataggaaatatttttggtCCGATTCAAGGACGGTCCTAAGTTGGCTCActtataataacaaaaaataccaCCAGTTTGTTGCCCTCCGAGTAAGTGAGATTCTCGAAACTACTGAATTGGGTGAGTGGAATTGGATAACAGGCAAAGAAAACGTAGCTGACGAGGCAACTAAATGGGCAAGAAAGCCTGATATTTCTGCTGAGAGTCGTTGGTTTAAGGGACCGAATTTTCTTCTAAAACCGAAAA TCGGCAGGCATACGGAGAAAAGATATGGTGCTCTATTCACCTGCTTGACGATGAGAGCCATCCACATTGAAATAGTCACCACACTTAATACATCATCATGCATTATGGCAATTAGAAATTTCATGTGTCGCCGTGGGATTCCAAATGAGTTCTACAGTGACAACGGCACAAATTTTGTTAGTGCAGAAAGGGAACTACGCGAAGCGGCAAAGGAGGTTGACAAAAATGAGTTGGTTCGTAAATTCACCACCACAACAacaaaatggaattttaatcCCCCATCGTCACCACATATGGGTGGCGCATGGGAAAGGCTTGTGCGATCCATAAAAACTGTTTACTATAATATTACGCCAACTAGAATACCAAATGAAGAGTTACTGCGAGGTATGATGGCGGAGGtggaaaatattataaactcaCGGCCTCTTGTGTATGTACCCATCGATAATGAGAATG CAATGTATGATGATAGTGGAGTTGCACTGAGGAACAATTGGTTGTATTCTCAACAGTATGCCGAAAGATTTTGGCGGCGATGGGTCAAAGAATATTTACCATCATTAACATTTCGGTCAAAGTGGCATGAGAAAGCAAAACCAATAAGTGTTGGCGATCTGGTTATTGTGGTCGACCCGTCGAGTCCAAGGAACGTGTGGCTTAGAGGAAAAGTTGTTGAAACTTCCATAGCAAAAGATGGGCAAGTTCGTAGCGCAAAAATTCTTACATCCAACGGTGTATTAGTGAGACCCGCTGCCAGATTAGCGGTTTTGGATGTGGCTAAAAATTGA